ATCTCGGGGTTCGCGCGCAGGTAGTCGGCGGCCTTCTCCTTGCCCTGGCCCAGGCGGACCTCGCCGTAGGAGAACCAGGACCCCGACTTCTCGATCACCCCCCGGTCCACGGCGACGGTGACCAGGTCGGCCACCGGGTCGATGCCGCGGCCGAAGTAGAGCTCCAGCTCGGCCTCGCGGAAGGGTGGGGCGAGCTTGTTCTTGGTCACCTTGACGCGCACCACGTTGGCGATGGGCTGGTCGCCCTTCTTGATCGGCTGGCCCTTGCGGCGCACGTCGAGGCGGATCGAGCTGTAGAACTTGAGCGCCCGCCCGCCGGTGGTCACCTCGGGGTTGCCGTACATCACCCCCACCTTCTCGCGGATCTGGTTGATGAAGATGGCCGAGGTGTTGCTCTTCGAGAGCACGCCGGTCAGCTTGCGCAGCGCCTGGCTCATCAGCCGCGCCTGCAGGCCCACGTGGGCGTCGCCCATCTCGCCCTCGATCTCGGCGCGGGGCACGAGCGCGGCCACCGAGTCGACCACGATCACGTCCACCGCGCCCGAGCGCACCAGAAGCTCCACGATCTCGAGCGCCTGCTCGCCGGTGTCGGGCTGGCTGAGCAGCAGGTTGTCCACGTCCACGCCCAGCTGCCGCGCGTAGACGGGGTCGAGGGCGTGCTCGGCGTCCACGAAGGCGGCCACGCCGCCGGCCTTCTGCGCCTGGGCCACGATGTGCAGCGCCAGGGTGGTCTTGCCGCCCGACTCGGGGCCGTAGATCTCGATGATGCGGCCGCGGGGGATGCCGCCGATGCCCAGGGCCAGGTCGAGGGCCAGGCTGCCGGTGGGGATGACCTCCACCTCCTGGCGCGGACGCTCGCCCAGGCGCATGATCGCGCCGGTGCCAAAGCGCTTTTCAATCTGCTTGAGGGTGCTTTGCAAGGCCTTTTGCCGTTCGTTGTTTTCCACGTTCGTCACGCTCCTTTAGGGCAAAGGTGTCCAAAACCGTGTACTGGGGGCCCTTCGGCGTGAGCCGGCTCTCGACCAGCGCGAAGGCCTCCACGGGAAACTCGAGGTCGAAGACCACCGGCCCTGGCCGCGGGGCGGGCCCCTTGCGGCGGGCCAGGGTCAGGTGGGCCTTGTAGGCCCGTTCGTCTTCCAGAAACTCGGGCAGCGTCCGGCGCAGCGCCAGCGCCAGGGGCTCGAAGCCGTCGCCCTCGGCGCGGGCGAACCAGACGCGCGGCCGCCCCTCGTTGGGGAAGAAGCCGGTCCCCCGAACCCGGGCGGTGAAGGGGCCGCTCGCCCGGGCGGCCTCGCGGCCCGCGGCGCGCACCCGCGCGAGCTCGGACTCGGGGACGTCGCCTAAAAAGCCCAGGGTGAGGTGGATCTGGTCTTCCCGCACCGGCTTCCAGTTGCCGCGCAGCATCCGCTGCGCCTCGGCCAGCGTGCGCTGAACGGTGCGGGGAGGGAAGATCGCGTAGAAGAGTCTCATCGGCGGTGGCTCCAAAACAGCGCCAGGGCCGCGTAGGCGGCGCGCAGGCGCACGGCCTCGCGTCCCAGCGGGGGAAAGCGGTAACGCTTCGTTTGGGTGCCGTCCGGTCCGGCCAGCCCGACGTAGACGGTGCCGACCGGGTGCCCTTCCAACTCGTCGGGGCCGGCCACCCCGGTGGTGGCCAGGCCGTAGGTCGCGTTCAGTTCGCGCCGCGCGGCTTCGGCCATGGCCGAAGCGGTCTCGGCGGAAACGGCCCCGTGGGCCGTGAGGGTGTCGGTAGGCACGCCAAAACGGGCCTTTGCGCCCATAGAATAGGATACCATGCCGCCCAAATAGTTCCGGCTGGCCCCGGGAACCTCGGTCACCAACGCGGCCAGCAGCCCGCCGGTGAGGGACTCCATGGTGGCGAGCGTGGCCCCCTGCTCGCGCAGCCGCGCGAGGACCTGGCCGGGCAGGGTGTCCTCGTCGTAGCCCCAGACGTGCCCGGCCAGCCGCCGGGAAACCTCGTTCATCCACCGCTCCACGGCCGCGGGCGCGCCCTCGGCGCTCAGGTGCACGCCGTCGGCGTGGGCGTAGATGCCGCTCGTCACCCCCGCGTCCCAGAGGTCCGCGAGGCGCGCCATGATCTGGGATTCGCCCAGGCCGAAGGTCTTGAGCTCGCGGCGCACGGCGCCGCTTTGCGGCAGCCCCAGCCGCGGCAGCAGCCCGGCCCACATCGGCCGCCACTCGGCCGGCGGACCCGGTAGGGCCACCAGGTCGCGGCCGCCTTCGCGCAGCCACCAGCCGGGGGCGGTGCCGCGGGGGTTGGCCAGCCAGACGGCGGCCCGCGGCTTGACGGCCTGTTTGACGTTGATCCGCGTCATGGTGCGGCCCATGCGCGCGAAGCGGTCCTCGATCGTGCGCACCATGGCCGGGTCCTCGGCGAGCTCGAGCCCCAGCCCCCGGGCCACCGCCTCGGTGGTCACGTCGTCGGGGGTGGGCCCGAGGCCGCCCAGGAAGACGAGCAGGCGCGCGCCCGGCCAGAGTTCGCGCGCGGTCTGCGCCAGGCGCGCGGGGTCGTCGGCGACGCGCAGCGTGCGCCAGACCTCGAGCGCGTAGGGGCGCAGGCTCCGGGCGACTTCGGCGGTGTTGGTGTCGAGCGTCTCGCCGCGAATCAGCTCGCTGCCGACGCCGACGATCTCGGCAGTCTCCATCGTCGTTCTGGGGGCGGGCCCCTTCCCAGTCTACCCTTCGTTTGCGCTGCGAACGGTTCAGAAAAGCACGGGAAGCCTTGC
This genomic stretch from Oceanithermus profundus DSM 14977 harbors:
- the thpR gene encoding RNA 2',3'-cyclic phosphodiesterase, which translates into the protein MRLFYAIFPPRTVQRTLAEAQRMLRGNWKPVREDQIHLTLGFLGDVPESELARVRAAGREAARASGPFTARVRGTGFFPNEGRPRVWFARAEGDGFEPLALALRRTLPEFLEDERAYKAHLTLARRKGPAPRPGPVVFDLEFPVEAFALVESRLTPKGPQYTVLDTFALKERDERGKQRTAKGLAKHPQAD
- the recA gene encoding recombinase RecA, whose product is MENNERQKALQSTLKQIEKRFGTGAIMRLGERPRQEVEVIPTGSLALDLALGIGGIPRGRIIEIYGPESGGKTTLALHIVAQAQKAGGVAAFVDAEHALDPVYARQLGVDVDNLLLSQPDTGEQALEIVELLVRSGAVDVIVVDSVAALVPRAEIEGEMGDAHVGLQARLMSQALRKLTGVLSKSNTSAIFINQIREKVGVMYGNPEVTTGGRALKFYSSIRLDVRRKGQPIKKGDQPIANVVRVKVTKNKLAPPFREAELELYFGRGIDPVADLVTVAVDRGVIEKSGSWFSYGEVRLGQGKEKAADYLRANPEMIEEIRAKVLGLETAEEAEA
- a CDS encoding CinA family nicotinamide mononucleotide deamidase-related protein; this encodes METAEIVGVGSELIRGETLDTNTAEVARSLRPYALEVWRTLRVADDPARLAQTARELWPGARLLVFLGGLGPTPDDVTTEAVARGLGLELAEDPAMVRTIEDRFARMGRTMTRINVKQAVKPRAAVWLANPRGTAPGWWLREGGRDLVALPGPPAEWRPMWAGLLPRLGLPQSGAVRRELKTFGLGESQIMARLADLWDAGVTSGIYAHADGVHLSAEGAPAAVERWMNEVSRRLAGHVWGYDEDTLPGQVLARLREQGATLATMESLTGGLLAALVTEVPGASRNYLGGMVSYSMGAKARFGVPTDTLTAHGAVSAETASAMAEAARRELNATYGLATTGVAGPDELEGHPVGTVYVGLAGPDGTQTKRYRFPPLGREAVRLRAAYAALALFWSHRR